The Juglans microcarpa x Juglans regia isolate MS1-56 chromosome 8D, Jm3101_v1.0, whole genome shotgun sequence genomic sequence AACACAGTATTTCTGATTATGATAATAGAGATCAGAGGAAAAGAAGACTTTAAGTTGAGTACTCAAATCAAAGTAATTAGAAATTAGCCGATGATCaatattatatgtgtgtgtgtgtgtgtgtatatatatatttacagtgCATGAGTAGTACTAGAAGTCTTGTTCCATAGtactatatatgcatgcagtactattaattaatttcttatacCTTTTTCAACTCATGCATGTGACCCAACCTTCTTGTCAAttattcacataaaatcctgacaattaattaattaaagctgaGAAACTGCATTCGATCCATTCATttaatttgcatatatatatgaataccATCTTCACTCTTTGATCAGCTAATTCATTTATTTAACTACTTTATTGTATAATTAGTAATTGCAAGATCACTAggtcacctatatatataaatatatataatttgtagtGATGAAGAATTCGTAATTAGCCCATCTAGATAGAGCTGGCTAGCACCGTCGCTCTTTAATTATATAAAGgttatatacatgcatgcaagtcTCCCTGCTATTATTTATGTATCTAGTACTGTAAAAGGGTGGGGTATAATTTGATCTCAGCCTCCTTGGAACATGTCAAAAGTTTCTGCTTGTGAAAAGTTAAGATCATTGCcctgaaatatttttataagaatacaCAGTAGTGAAGTTTATCTTGTtttaacgatttttttttttttttttttgtgtatcaTTGTCAGATCGGAGTTGGAGAGATCGAAATATCAAATATGCTTTAATGAAAGTATAAGGACATTGATGCAGTTGTGTTGAAGCTGTTCTACCCACCTCTCATGCCCAGGTGCATATTGTTATAGCTGACTAGATGTAATTGTTAATGATAAAGGAGCAGGACAGTTGACGAATTTGAATGAATGTACACATTTTCAGATAATGTTTAGAAGCATAATGTGTTCTCAATATTTAGTAGTTAAGTTGTAGGTTATGGGCTATACATTAATGTGAATTCTATGTATTTGGCTTTGGATGAATGAATGtctttgatttattaaattagatgaaaatgtttcCTATTTCTAAGTACagtgtatttaattaatttgaaatttatttattatttcaggTCAGTTAGTGACTGACCTGAAGTAAGATAAATTATGTGTTAATAAGATAAACattaaaatttgtttagaaGTGTGACAATGAAGACtggcggaaaaaaaaaatgaaccaaagCAGCTTTGCAGCAAAATTCAAACTCGCTAGAAATaagcaaatgaaaatttttagaCAGTATTAGCAGGGGTTCGTGATCGCCGAAAATAAGTCTATTTCGGCAATTTATATGCGCTGCAAATTAATATGCGTGACTTACATGCACATACTATACCGATGACCAACTAAATCATCGAGGTTGATTTTTTGCGATAGCGTGATAGTTTTTACGGCGATTTAATGACCATTGGAAATAACTTCAACCGCAACGAAATTATTTCGACGATACTTATCGTTGATTTTGACTTTTCTCAATGATTTTGTGGCAAGCGATACCATCTTTTCTGGCATTTTTTGACTTCATTTGTGATGAAATAAAATCGCCGGTAAAAGTATATTTTTGCAACGTGCTTTGTTTGTCGCTGAAATTTTCCAgaaatgacatttttatttcGTCGAATATGGAGTGATTATAAAATCGTCAAAATTGATCAAATGCAGcgattattgaaaattttttgacGATTTTGAACACTGAAAAAaccctttttcttgtagtgattttaagaaatgagagaaaattttaaataaaaatattataaatttaaagaattatttaaatatttttttcgaaATTTGTAAAAGCTATACTGAttttggtgttttgttttgaattaaatttgtaaaagttgtattaatttttgtgttttgttttgaagtttataaaaatctgtattgatttttgtgtttgaataataattagataatgattatacaaaaaaaaaattaaaaatttgaaattgaaaagaactTTGTATTTGATCAgtaatatttgagaatgaaattataagaagttttaagaattttatgaattctTATCATTAGTATGTTATAGGTTATTGTAAAAACttttaagagattttatttaaataaaatctttataTGGTTAATTATTGAGATACCCATTTGACCCAATAGGTTAAATTGatgatagataatattttatgaagacTTACGTCTAACTTAGCATTATTCACCATCATAAACCGACAATATCactttgaaagaaaattatatcaattttttccaacaaaaagattagaagaaagaagaagataatataAACACAAGGTAGCGTTCAAACCACATATACCAGTTTTTCTTGTCGTGAATATGAAAACTATAGATGTCATTTTTAAGATTTGTCTTGATCGTTGAGACACAAGTTTATATGTTTCAATATTGTATGCAGTCATTGTTAATTATCGACAATATcacttcaaaagaaaatgatatcacTTTTTTCCAACAAAAAGACTAGATCAACAAGAAGAAGATAATATAAACACAAGGCGTAGCGGTCAAACGATGCTGAGTCTAATTTAAAGTATAGAAACATTTTAACTATATCGAGgaacaaaaaatttacacaacctcatactattcacacaacctccacataccacacttttttaaatttttattattttttttcttttatcaaatatttaatatatgaataatgaatagaaaaattaaattagtttaaaaagaataaactcaaaaaaaatttaaaaaaattttaaaattttaaaaaaaaatgtggtgtgtggaggaTAAGAGATTATGTAGCATTGCTCATCGAGGAATCCCTACAAAAAAAGACTCATTCTAATAGTAAATTGTTATTTTCGTCATAAATAACTAACTATAAATGTAAGTTCTTCTTGtaatgaatatgaatattatatatcattttttacattttttctttgtgaTTGAGACTCAAATTTATATGATTGAGTATTGTATGCGATCTCCAGAGTAAAAGTCCAATCAACCACATAAGACGTGACGACGAAAGAGgagaaaacagagaaaacaaaatggaagtTAAGTGGGAAAAATGAAGCAGGCAAGCATTATGCAGACTTTTGATTGGAGTACTGACCAAAGGAATAAAGTAACatacaaatacataaaatagtaagatggatggtgagatgagatgaaataattttagataagttaaataaaatattattagaatattattttttaatattattattattttagactttaaaaaagttgaattatttattatactttgtataaaaatttaaaaaaaattataattatgagatgagatagtttttgtatccaaacgagctctAATTATAATGTCCATGGAACTTGGAACCCACGGAAAACTGTCAcgaagattttttattttatttttataaaattgtttgtCCAACTAgaagattatatttttaagaactgtttaaaaaaaccactttgaatgttgtttttttttttatcggcgGGTTAAAGTTTAATTGTCTGATCCTTCATGAGTTGCATGTTCTATATATGTTCAATACGGATTAATCTCCTTAAAAGTATGGTTTCCATCCGTCCACTAATGAAAGACAGACatgttaatatattatgattttattattatttcacaCGAAACTAATTTAAACaccaaaatatttctaaatatatagttttgtcctttctgactcttcctcttcatctctCTCACAAGAACCCGAATTTATTTCTCCATCTCCCCTCTCCAAGCCACCCAGTACTCCTGATCTCCATCTCTTCTTCTTTGTCATTTTCCTTgtccttttttctctctttggaTCTCTCTCATGGCTaacaacctagctagctagtgatcttctctttagtttaacaacaaaaaattataccACAAAAAGagcatatgaaaaataaaaaatgctcaCCGCTAATGTTCCTTAACGGATAAAAACCTAGAGGAAAACAAAATGTTAACAAAatctataaatcaaaccaagaaGAAAGAAGCATGCATGATGAGAAACTCAAGAATTGATTTCCCAATAAAGCATGTATGAAAGAGCACCTACTGAGGAACCTGTCTCCGACTTTGCTTCCAAGTTCAAGGATTACCATGTTAGCTCAACATGACATGAAGCAATGACAATTTTGCAAATGGGATATTGTCTCTGTCGACTTTGCTTTCATTGTTGTATCCTTTGAAAGCTCTTGGTTGAAATGGGGATTCGATCCTCAAATGGAAAGCTAGATTAGACCTAATTTATATTCAATGAAGAACTAGGTAAGTTCTACATGCAAGTCATGATCTTTAGTACTTGATCAAGCAATGGAGAGGGCGTAGATCTATCATGGGTTCATTAATTACTTGTCAAAGATTCTCCAACCCATATCAAAGAAAAGTGAAGTGAGATATGCAAatttggaattttctttttcgaATATTGGCAATAATTCTtacatctcaatttatttgtatgaaatgAGAGACTTAACATATTAGGTTTCGATTACATGTTAAACCCAACTGTACAGTACATTCGGATGAAAGATGCACTCTTTTGCTGAAAATCATGTTAAGGAAAACTACAAATAATTAGGAAGACAAGAGCCACCCCATGAGGGAGTGACGACCCTCTTGATGAGGGTTGGCCAATTGAGCTCTAGATCTACCATTTTATCATTCATGTGTCATTGTTTAGTTTTAGTTTCTTGTCatttgttcatatttttttcccctaatTTTCTTTATGGAAAAGGCCGGGATAAATGTCATGATTCAGTTAATTAGTTGATGCTAATTGGCAGTGTAATGTACCTAGGAACTGAAGAGTATTTATGATGGAACCCTCGTTGCATTATGAAAGAGAGTACAAATTGTACAACTTTTATtacattaacatttttaaacacAAAACTGTTGCAAGTTACATCCAACTACAGAAATTTAGTAAAAGAGGGACAACCAAAATAAGGTACTGAATGATCTAGTCTACAACATTATTACACAACATTAATAGCCATGTAGAAGTTCATGAATGGATCtaattgatttatataaatcaattattGTCAACTTAACTACTTATCGACCATCATCTAGGGGTTTCACGAGTTGGTTTATCATGCTATCATGTCCACTAACTACACTTACAGAAGAACCAACGCCAATATCAATGTTTAAAGAGAGTGTAGTTGTATTGAGTAAGTATTCTGTTTCTTCTGTGGTTTGATTATCCTTTCCCCATGGATGCTTTTCCATAATTCTCAATCCTTCTAGCTCCATTGCCACTTCCATCATAGTGGGCCTATCCTCCCCTCTTAACATTAAGCACGCTCTTGCAAGATTAGCAACTTCCTTTATTGGCTCAATATTAGCCTCATTGACAATGTGATCCTCAAGAATGTGATGTAGACGATCCTCTTTCACTGCAGAACCAAAATACATTGCAAGATTTTTATAACTTTCAGGCCTATTGGAAGAAATTGCCTCTTCACCTGTCAGAAGCTCTGCCAACACAACACCAAAGCTGTACACATCACTTTTTTCTGTTAGCTGGCCAGTTTGGAAGTATTCAGGGTCCAAGTACCCAAGGGTTCCTTGCACCAAGGTGGTTATTTCTATTTCATCAAGAGCTATCAACCTTGAAGCTCCAAAGTCAGCAACTTTTGCTGTGTGGTTATCATCTAATAGTATATTTGTACTTTTCACATCTCTATGTATAATTGGCATAGAAGTTTCAGAATGTAGGTATGCAAGGGCTCTTGCTGTTTCTGTTGCTATCTTCAAACGTCTTTCCCATGAAAGAGAAGAAGCACGACTTATATCATGAATATGGTAAGAAAGAGTCCCATTTGTGATGAATTCATAAACAAGTAAGGGAACTTCTGTTTCAAGACAACAACCTATTAGTTTAACCACATTTCTATGATTGATTTGGGTAAGCAAAATCACCTCATTTATGAATTGCTTGATTTGGCTCTTATCACAGATTTTGGACTTTTTGATGGCAACCTCTTTGTTATCGGATAATACACCTTTGTAAACAGTTCCATAACCCCCTTTGCCAAGGACTCTACTCTCATCATAATTGTTGGTGGCCTTTTTAAGCTCATCATTACTAAAGATTTTTGTTGTCTCCATAGACCTTCCATGATTCAAAATATGTTCTTGTAATATTAAGCCACCATTTTGTTGGAAGTACTTTTCTTGGAGTTTGATGAGCTTCATTCTTTTCAATCCCAAAAGTACTGAAGAACCTCCCAATAGCAAGACTAGGAGACTCATGCTGATGCCTGCAGAAAATGAATTCTCAAGTAAAATTGTCACTAAAATCCAATGTTTCATTATTCATGTTTGAAAAGTGCTAGACATacaaagaaatttcacaaaattaaactcataCAAATTTATATGACATCATACGATACgatagatctattttacaataaaagtagtatTACATCTAGAcacgttagtttgtgagtttacaattttatgaaatcatattgtagctaaaacatttctcttccTATTTACTCAAtgccaataatattatatctgcGTTACAATTTGCAATCATTTTGAGCCAAGTTAATTAAGAACCAATATTTAGGACGACGGAATGAATATTTGAGCTAGAAAGTATTTACATTAGTGATTACCTCATAAGCTAGCATACATATATCTACCTTTGACATCTTTCAAATGTGGTTGATGTTAAAGCCAAAATcgtaaattattttcaattgcCTTTAATCTTTCTTCCAGATACTACAATGACACCAATTGATCACATCTAtagttttcattttctaaatagAGATGTTTTAACTAATTTACACAGACCGtacaaatcatttatatatacttacataGTGCAATGATGATATTCTTAGAATTGCTTGGTTTAGGAATAACGGGAGTGCAACTACTTCCATTTCTCCACCCATCTCCTTGGTACCCCTTAGGGCAAGAACAGCTGTAAGACCCCACATGGTTGACACATGCAATATCGGCGCACTCGTGATTTGGAGTTGTACACTCATCAATATCTGAAAACAGTATCATGAATACAGCTGTCAAAACTCACATCCATCGTTGcaataaaaaatcatcaatatgaTGGTCATTTAGCAGGAAAAACTAACTAATTAAGAGCACTTCCaataatttttggattttgttctTTAAATTAAGTACGTACATCatcaaaatttatctattaagTTCTTCGATCTagattatatcatataaataatttttttattttgttttaaatatttcttcaaactatcaataaatttataatatcgaTCCtcatattttttgatatttataaatatttctctatatacaatattatcTAATTATGTCTACCtatatacacacaaaaaagaaattataagccaaacaaaaatcacaattgattcaaaataataataaaaaattatattatattactagaatattatcaaaatctattacaagaatattcattttcaataattgtatatgaatattttttaataattatgaaagaatatttttaaatatattattaaatattcattttcgatatatatttatattcttggAATATGGATTTGACGGAAtatcacatgaaaactcagactaaagaaaacaaagaaattaaagaagatcTAAGAAGTTATCaaattaatgcatatatatagaacatgAATTATGTACCTTTGCAACCACCAGAGAGATATGGGTTTCCGTAATAGCCCGAGGAGCAGTTGCAACGATATCCAGGACCGTTTGTGGAATTGTAACATTCACTATTCGCTGCCTTACATGCATATCCTGTAATATTCTTTTTAGCATCTTCGCATGTCTGGTTCCCAACTGCCCAATCTAGCACCAAGGGAACAACTTTTTTATTCTGCATATTCTGAAGATCTAAGGtagaaaagttgtatgctttttTTTCCACTACAAAGGCGAAACCACATGGACTGAATTTGCTCACATTGAAGTAGTTGTTAACGCTGTCAACGTTCACAGTAAAATCTTTTATTCTATTTGGAATAGGAGTCTGGCAGCAGCCTACACCAGAGCAAGAATCGTTAACCATGCCGTCGATGCTGTCACAGAGTGACACACATCCTGTCGTATAATTCTTGTTTGAGAATGAACTTGAAATGAGCCCCATAGTGTTGCAACCGATGGCGGTGAGCACGTTCTTTGAATACGAGATGGGAAACTCTTTCACCTTGAGAAAGGTATAGCTATTGTCGAAATTGTAGCCCGATTCCGGTGGGCAATCATGGGCTACATAAGCTGAGATTCGCAATTCACCATCTGCCAATGATATGCCGCGTACCTCTATGCTGCTTTTGCGCAGAAGTGGTGTATGAATAATCGTCCCGGAGTCGTTGGAGGAGGAGTTACAAGTAATGAGAAAATATGAGTCAAGGTAGCAGTCTTTGGATGTTCCAAATGGGTAGGGGATGTCAAGCGATCCACATTTTCTGCTGCAGTTGGGATTGGGTACTTCAGCTGCTGCTACTACAAATATTGCTGTAGAAATTACAAGTAACCCAAGTAGGAGTTTTACAGTTTCAAGCAAGGAGGACATAGTTAATTGCCTTTTTCTGTATCTCTAATATTCTTTCTTCGTTCGTTCGTAATAGTTAACTTAGAAGAAGATGGTCTTCTCTTTATAGAAGGCAACTATTAGTACTCGTCATTGAACTagtcaagaatttttttttttttttaatatttttttccttttttgaactAGTCAGGAATACATGTTCCTTTTCCCAAGCCAGTCTCCATCAAGAAgtcccttttatttatttatttgcctCCGAGAAAGTCATGAAAAATACGTTTTTAAAGATagtcaagaaaattaatatctCATTTCTTCGAAGGGTATTTATAATTGGGTGGTAATGGTAGAACCACGTTGATCCTTAATTAGGGGCCTGACCCATGGCctcccattttttaaaaaaaaaaaaaactatcaaaataTCCTTTAGATTTTATTcctaattctataaatatagaaaataaccCCCAAAAGATTTATAATCCCTTTATGCTGTCCAAACAACCCGTAGAATCGTTcattatagtgaattttacCTTCACACAATCCGTAAATGTAGGCATTACACCGAACTACGTTAATCTCTATGTTTCactttattagtttttatttacttatttattatttattttatatatgaattaatgCGAAGAACACCGTATGGATACCGAATCATTAACGTAGGCTGGGGATCATTTTTTCCTCCTTTCCAGTTTGTTGTGTAAATTAAGACATTAACTGTTGGTATCATATGTGGGATCAACTAATCTTCTGCATCAAAAATGGAAGAAGGATATTTTCCGACTCACGAGACCATTTCCAAATGAATAGATAagatttttcaatattaatatgttattttttcttttatttcattaaccttgttaaagaaataaaaaaagtagcAAAAGGGTCCGACGCCTCCATTCACAGCGTAGCCCAAGTCCGACCACAAGGACGAATTGTGTGCATCCTGCACAGTGCATATAGAGGAAGCACATCTACGTGCACATTACATATTTGCAAGCCAAACCTCCGTGACACCTACCAATAGAAGTGCTAATATGGCTGCTCATCACCTTGCTAAAGATACTCTCAATTTTAATGAGAAATTGTTTCATTTGAAAGATTATCCTCAATGTattcattcaacttttttaattgagatgctgtaaGCCTTCGGTAGTAATAAAGATCAgtttcaattcaaaataaaataaaataaaaaaacagtttCAAGCAAGGAGGATATAGTTAATTGCCTTTTTCTGTGTCTCTGACGTGGTAGTTAACTTAGAAGAAGATGGCCTTCTCTTTATAAAAGGCAACTATTAGTACTCATCATTGAACTAGTCAAGAAAATATATTCCTTTTCCTAAGCTAGTCTCCGAAgtcccttttatttatttatttatttctcccAATAAAGTCAAGAAAAATACGTTTTTAAAATGgtcaagaaaattaatatctCATTTCTTTGAAGAGTATTTATAATTGGGTGGCAATGGTGGAACCACGTTGATCCTTAATTAGGGGCCGTAGCCATGACCTcccattttaataaaaagaaactaaataTCAAAGTATCCTTTAGATTTTATTactaattctataaatatagaaaatagcCCCCAAAAGATTTATAATCCCCTTATGCtctccaaaattttttaaaattttaatatacataaaaatatctttctCTAATTGTTAATTTCctacattttctaaatttttttataatttctatatattatctatttttaaagaTGTGGCcccaccaa encodes the following:
- the LOC121242405 gene encoding wall-associated receptor kinase 3-like, which produces MSSLLETVKLLLGLLVISTAIFVVAAAEVPNPNCSRKCGSLDIPYPFGTSKDCYLDSYFLITCNSSSNDSGTIIHTPLLRKSSIEVRGISLADGELRISAYVAHDCPPESGYNFDNSYTFLKVKEFPISYSKNVLTAIGCNTMGLISSSFSNKNYTTGCVSLCDSIDGMVNDSCSGVGCCQTPIPNRIKDFTVNVDSVNNYFNVSKFSPCGFAFVVEKKAYNFSTLDLQNMQNKKVVPLVLDWAVGNQTCEDAKKNITGYACKAANSECYNSTNGPGYRCNCSSGYYGNPYLSGGCKDIDECTTPNHECADIACVNHVGSYSCSCPKGYQGDGWRNGSSCTPVIPKPSNSKNIIIALCISMSLLVLLLGGSSVLLGLKRMKLIKLQEKYFQQNGGLILQEHILNHGRSMETTKIFSNDELKKATNNYDESRVLGKGGYGTVYKGVLSDNKEVAIKKSKICDKSQIKQFINEVILLTQINHRNVVKLIGCCLETEVPLLVYEFITNGTLSYHIHDISRASSLSWERRLKIATETARALAYLHSETSMPIIHRDVKSTNILLDDNHTAKVADFGASRLIALDEIEITTLVQGTLGYLDPEYFQTGQLTEKSDVYSFGVVLAELLTGEEAISSNRPESYKNLAMYFGSAVKEDRLHHILEDHIVNEANIEPIKEVANLARACLMLRGEDRPTMMEVAMELEGLRIMEKHPWGKDNQTTEETEYLLNTTTLSLNIDIGVGSSVSVVSGHDSMINQLVKPLDDGR